A window of the Cucurbita pepo subsp. pepo cultivar mu-cu-16 chromosome LG01, ASM280686v2, whole genome shotgun sequence genome harbors these coding sequences:
- the LOC111779906 gene encoding fatty acid desaturase 4, chloroplastic, with product MSILVQNKFLLSSKTHVSLWSPAIPRKFVCCIANTTVNVAAATTAAAKPKHGDGQLVIEREPLSPTTPVLPNSSTYYSVLNDPSLQSTWSHRVWVTSGCTIVLISLAKSIAGAASSHTWLEPALAALVGYILADLGSGVYHWGIDNYGDASTPIFGTQIEAFQGHHKRPWTITKRQFANNLYALARAVTFTVLPITLASNDPILHGLVAVCSGCIMFSQQFHAWAHDKKSQLPPLVVAMQDAGLLVSRLQHSAHHRPPYNNNYCIVSGIWNKLLDETKVFEALEMILFFKLGVRPRSWTEPHSEWTEETEIIEQTTAY from the coding sequence ATGTCGATCTTAGTTCAAAACAAGTTCCTATTGAGCTCCAAAACACATGTTAGCCTGTGGAGCCCTGCGATTCCACGCAAATTTGTCTGCTGCATAGCCAATACCACAGTCAATGTTGCTGCTGctaccaccgccgccgccaaaCCCAAGCACGGTGATGGCCAACTAGTCATTGAACGAGAGCCTTTATCTCCTACTACACCTGTATTGCCCAATTCCTCCACCTATTATTCTGTTCTTAATGATCCGAGTTTACAATCGACCTGGAGTCATCGTGTGTGGGTGACAAGTGGGTGCACCATAGTGCTAATCTCTTTAGCAAAATCAATAGCAGGTGCAGCCAGTTCACATACCTGGCTTGAGCCTGCTTTAGCAGCATTGGTAGGCTACATTTTAGCTGACCTTGGATCTGGGGTTTACCATTGGGGCATCGATAACTATGGCGACGCCTCAACTCCAATTTTTGGCACCCAAATAGAAGCATTCCAAGGCCATCATAAGCGGCCATGGACAATCACAAAGCGTCAGTTTGCCAACAATCTGTATGCTTTGGCACGAGCTGTGACTTTCACTGTACTTCCTATAACCCTTGCATCTAATGACCCTATTCTACATGGTTTGGTTGCCGTATGCTCAGGCTGTATAATGTTCAGCCAACAGTTCCATGCATGGGCTCACGACAAAAAGAGTCAACTACCACCACTCGTAGTAGCAATGCAAGATGCTGGCCTGCTAGTGTCGCGATTGCAGCATTCTGCACATCATCGTCCACCCTATAACAACAACTACTGCATAGTAAGCGGAATTTGGAATAAGCTTTTAGatgaaacaaaggtttttgaGGCGTTAGAGATGATCCTGTTCTTCAAGCTTGGGGTGAGACCAAGATCTTGGACCGAGCCTCATTCTGAATGGACAGAAGAGACTGAGATTATAGAACAAACTACAGCGTATTAA